In Mustela nigripes isolate SB6536 chromosome 2, MUSNIG.SB6536, whole genome shotgun sequence, a single window of DNA contains:
- the LOC132010498 gene encoding proline-rich protein 23B-like, whose translation MFRNLTMNPRTPAPGGAPRTPGTLSLRHPGYRAPPLPPPHLSSSRPVTAYRTRSLTPPPGLESAARSAVRVMGSWPRSPSAYPEPCWGPPPGGPRPAKRRRTQQPAGLEGSQAADTLTSVVVLATGCALQLLLDDVDLVLEPEPTSALQVTVGELTLVLVPEALLRSGGQGHSPASLERGAFPSAPEHDVAVERGLFCVSAPEMAAQAEAYGEDTDREFLPPRMDPAAGSVPGLRPCAARVASPHPQGPTPGAWPWAPNPSPRKRSPLRYFNLDAHLLESFPNSPLQPLPPSRSPGSHARPQRLPGPSPKARRRLFQE comes from the exons ATGTTCAGAAATCTGACTATG AACCCCAGGACTCCGGCCCCAGGAGGCGCCCCCAGAACTCCAGGCACTCTCTCTCTGCGTCACCCGGGGTACCGCGCCCCGCCGCTCCCGCCGCCTCACCTGTCGTCGTCGAGACCTGTCACGGCGTACAGGACCCGGTCCCTCACACCGCCGCCAGGCCTCGAGAGCGCCGCCCGCAGCGCTGTCCGGGTGATGGGCAGCTGGCCTCGCAGCCCCAGCGCCTACCCCGAGCCCTGCTGGGGACCGCCGCCAGGAGGACCCCGCCCTGCCAAGCGCCGGCGAACCCAGCAGCCCGCGGGCCTGGAGGGGTCCCAGGCCGCGGACACACTCACCTCCGTGGTGGTCCTGGCCACCGGCTGTGCCCTGCAGCTGCTCCTGGACGACGTAGACCTGGTGCTGGAGCCCGAGCCGACGTCGGCCCTGCAAGTGACCGTCGGAGAACTCACCCTCGTGCTGGTCCCCGAGGCTCTCCTGCGCTCCGGAGGGCAGGGCCACTCGCCTGCCAGCCTGGAACGGGGCGCGTTCCCGAGCGCGCCCGAGCACGACGTCGCCGTCGAGCGGGGCCTCTTCTGCGTTTCTGCCCCAGAGATGGCCGCCCAAGCAGAGGCTTATGGGGAAGACACCGACCGCGAGTTCCTGCCGCCTCGGATGGACCCTGCAGCGGGCTCCGTACCTGGGCTCCGCCCCTGCGCTGCAAGGGTGGCCAGCCCCCACCCGCAGGGCCCCACACCCGGTGCCTGGCCTTGGGCCCCCAACCCTAGCCCAAGGAAACGCTCTCCTCTCCGCTACTTCAACCTGGACGCCCACCTTCTGGAGTCCTTCCCCAACTCGCCACTCCAACCTCTACCTCCCTCTCGGAGCCCAGGCTCCCACGCGCGCCCCCAGCGCCTTCCGGGTCCCTCTCCCAAGGCCCGGAGGCGCCTATTCCAGGAATGA
- the LOC132009998 gene encoding proline-rich protein 23B-like, which produces MGSWPRSPRAYPEPCWGPPPGGPRPAKRRRTQEPADLEGPQAADTLTSVVVLATGCALQLLLDDVDLVLEPEPTSALQVTVGELTLVLVPEALLRSGGQGHSPASLERGAFPSAPEHDVAVERGLFCVSAPEMAAQAEAYEEDADREFLPPRMDPAAGSVPGLRPCAARVASPHPQGPTPGAWPWAPTPSPRRRSPLRYFNLDAHLLEPFPNSPLQPLPPSPSPGPHARPQRLPGPSPKARRRLFQE; this is translated from the coding sequence ATGGGCAGCTGGCCTCGCAGCCCCAGGGCCTACCCCGAGCCCTGCTGGGGACCACCGCCAGGAGGACCCCGCCCTGCCAAGCGCCGCAGAACCCAGGAGCCCGCGGACCTGGAGGGGCCCCAGGCCGCGGACACACTCACCTCCGTGGTGGTCCTGGCCACCGGCTGTGCCCTGCAGCTGCTCCTGGACGACGTAGACCTGGTGCTGGAGCCCGAGCCGACGTCGGCCCTGCAAGTGACCGTCGGAGAGCTCACTCTCGTGCTGGTCCCCGAGGCTCTCCTGCGCTCCGGAGGGCAGGGCCACTCGCCTGCCAGCCTGGAACGGGGCGCGTTCCCGAGCGCGCCCGAGCACGACGTCGCCGTCGAGCGGGGCCTCTTCTGCGTTTCTGCCCCAGAGATGGCCGCCCAAGCAGAGGCCTACGAGGAAGACGCCGACCGCGAGTTCCTGCCGCCTCGGATGGACCCTGCAGCGGGCTCCGTACCTGGGCTCCGCCCCTGCGCTGCAAGGGTGGCCAGCCCCCACCCGCAGGGCCCCACACCGGGTGCCTGGCCTTGGGCCCCCACCCCTAGTCCAAGGAGACGCTCTCCTCTCCGCTACTTCAACCTGGACGCCCACCTTCTGGAGCCCTTCCCCAACTCGCCACTCCAACCTCTACCTCCCTCTCCGAGCCCAGGCCCCCACGCGCGCCCCCAGCGCCTTCCGGGTCCCTCTCCCAAGGCCCGGAGGCGCCTATTCCAGGAATGA